The following is a genomic window from Spirosoma foliorum.
GTGTCCGGGCACCATTGGAAAAATACTGCCGCCCCACTCGTCGCGTATCTGATGAAGATCGGAATGGCAAACACCACAATACGTAATATCAAATTGAACATCGTGCGGCCCTACCGTCCGACGTTGAAAATTCCAGGGTGCCAGATCCGTCTCTTTTGTTTGAGCGGCATAGCCTTTTGCTGCAATCATAACTGTGTATTAAGTTGAGTACTCGATAAAACCAAAGCAAAACTAATGTAGCCTGCTCAGGGGCGGGTGACGATTATCAAACCAAAAGTTAAGGATTTCAAACAGCCTGCCCGTGTAAGGATCTGGGAGCCGCTTCTGTCATTTTTTTGAAGACACAAGGATTATCCATGTGGCAAAGTTAAGAAAATCAACCGTTGAGACAGGGGATTTTAGAGCTATTCCAGCTTAGCCTCCCTGATCACGCTGATGGCGTTTGAAATGCGCGGGAAGCCAATGTAAGGATAGAGCTGCACCATTGCCGACAGCATCGTTTCTTTGTCGTTGCCCGCTTTCAGATTACCCGATGCATGGGATACCATTTGCCGTTCGGTACCACCTAAGGTAGCCAGAGCACAGAGGATCATGAGTTCTCTTGTCTTCAGATCCAGTCCGCCCCGCGTATAGAAATCACCAAAACAGGACTCTGTCAGGATTCTGGGCACTGCATCGGCGAATTCACCCGGCAATGTTTTCATGTTTTGTTTCATGCCGTCACCGTAAAGAGGATCTTGCTTTTCTTTTCCTTTATCGAAACGCTGGCCTTCCTGAACTGTTCCCTGATTGGCCAGCGGCAAGCTGATGCCCCGACTTTCAAAGACTTTGTTAATGGCTTCCATCGCATTCAACACCTTTGGATAGCCAATAAATGGGGCAAGTTGATAAATCACTTCCCGAATTTCGATGGGCGTTATTCCGACATTCAGGGCAGCATTAGTATGTGGAGTTAATTGCGGGATCGTCTGATTGGTAGCCAGAGCAGTAATCGTGATCAGCTCCCGTGTTTTATCGCTCAGATTACCAATATAAAATACCTCGCCGAAGATGAATCGCTGCAGAATGGTCAGCAGTTCAGGATCGGTTTTGCTGGCCATGATCTGCTGATGGAATAATTCCTGGTATTTTTTCTCGGTACGTTCGATGCGGTTCATATCCGTTGATTTGGGGGTGGTTCCTTTGGGCGATACTTGCCCGAGTACTGTGGAGGTTATCGAAAAGAATGTAAGAGTATAGACTAAAAGGCTGATTTTCATCGTATTAAGCTTAGTTTGCGTGAGTTAGTTTATGGTAGGCGGCTGTATAGATGGCTACACAATCGTTGTCACTAAGGGGAGTACGGTCGGCCAGAAACAAGCCGCCCATCGTGGCCCTTGCATTCAGGGTAAACCTGGCAAACTCATCGGGCGAAATGCCGTAGTCTGCCATGCTCAGATCGGCTACTCCACAGTCGGCCATCAGCTGGGTTAGGGCCGTTATAAAATCCATTGGCTGGGTCGCTTTAGGCATACCCATAACTCGGGCAAGTTGCACAAACCGTTCATCGCAAACGTGCTTGTTGATCATGTCGGTGAAGTAGGCTTCGCAGAGAATAAGCAGGCCTGCGCCGTGCGGTAAATCGGGATAAAAGGCCGTCATCGCATTTTCGAGCGAGTGGTGCGAAATGCCGCTGCTGAGTTTCATGATGAGCCCCGACATCAAATTACCCAGCCCAATTTGCGCTCGAGCATTGAGGTTATCGCCCTGATTAACAGCCTGGGTGATGTGGCCCGCAATGATTTCAACGGCTTTTAATGTGATCAAATCGCTCAGCGCATTCGCTGTTTTGGATACGTAGCGTTCGATGCTGTGGAACATCGCGTCGAAACCCTGGTAGGCCGTAAAAGCAGGTGGAACGCTCAGAGTAAGTTCTGGGTCGATTACCGCGAGTACGGGGTACGTATCGTCGATGCCGAAGCCTACTTTTTCAGCCGTTTCCTCATTGATGATTGCGCCCCACGGGTCGACTTCAGAGCCAGTTCCGGCGGTGGTTGGAATGGCGACAATCGGTAAGGGCTTGTGTTCAACTGGTTTTCCTTTGCCAGTACCTACGAGAATATAATCCCAGAAATCGCCCGGATTAGTCGCCATCACCGCAATGGCTTTCGATGCATCGATAACGCTCCCTCCACCCAGCGCCACAATGAAATCACACTGGTGCTGACGAGCGAGGACACTGGCAGCCATGACCGTCGATTTGAACGGATTAGCCTCGATCTGATCAAATAGCACCGTGTCAACCCCTGCCTGTTTCAACTGCGCTTCGGTACGCGCCAGATAGCCATATTGTCGGGTCGATTTGCCCTTAGAAATGAGCAGTAACGCTTTCTTGCCCGGCATCGGCTGGCTATGTAAATTGTTAAATTCGCCTACACCAAAGACAATCCGGGTAGGGACGAACAGGCTGAAATTTAGTTTGGTGTACATGATGTAAGCCAGTTGATTTCTTAGTGATGTTGGTTACTTATAACCGACACGGTAGGTTTCTTAAAACCTACTGTCCGCACCTATAGGTTTTGAGAAACCTCATGTGTCAGATTTAAGAATCTGACATCACCGCAAGTCGTAATTGTTTAGTTCAACAGTCGGTATTCATTAGGCGATTGACCCACATGCTGCTTGAAGAGTCGCGTAAAGTGCTGTGGGTATTTGAAGCCCATTTCATAGGCAATCTCGCTGAGCGACTTGCTGACATCGAAGACCTTTTCTTTGGCAACCTCAATGACTTTGGTCTGGATGTAGTCCTGGGCCGATTTGCCGGTTTCTTTCTTGACCAACTCGCCGAAATAATTAGCTGACAAATTCAGTTGATCGGCGCAATAGCCCACCGACGGCAGCCCTAAGTTTTGTGGTTTATCGGAGTCAAAGTAGCTATCCAGTAGGTCCTCAAATCGGACCAGAATATCTTTATGCAAATGCTCCCGAGTAATAAATTGCCGATCATAAAACCGGACGCAGTAGTTCAAAAACAGCTCAATTGTACTGACGATCAACGTCCGGCTGTGTTTATCAATAGGGTGATCCAGTTCGTACTGGATTTTCTGAAAGCATTCGAGTACAACCTGCCGCTCGCGCTCTGAAATATGTAGCGCTTCGCTGATGTCGTAGCCAAAAAAAGTATAGTCCTTGATGTGCCTGCCCAGCCCCGTGCCCCGGATCAGATCGGGATGAAAAGCCAGCGCCCAGCCATTGGGCTGCAGCGTTTCTTCACCTTCCTCAAAGCCAAAGACCTGGCCGGGCGCAATGAAGAGCAGAGTCTCATTCTGATAGTCATACTGATTGCGTCCATAAGTCAGGGGCGAACAATGGGCATCTTTCAAAAAGATAATGTATAGCTCCGACAGGTGCCGAAAGGGATGAATCGGTGACGATTTCGACTGATCCAGCACCGTCACGAGCGGATGCAGGGTTTGCTGTCCACGCTGTGCGTTGAACTGGGCAACGCTCTCTACTTTTTTGATTTTATCCATCGGCTTATGCGTCAACTGACTCAAAAGTAACAGCCGGATTTCAGGAGTGTTCACCCGATAGCCTCAATCGGTAATATTGGTAAGTAAAACCGGAATCTGTATAAGTGGCTGACCATAAAAGCGAAGGACCTTTGTGCCATCTAATCATCCAATCGACTGGGAGCGAAACGCTTTTACTTCTGGGAGAGCTAAAAAGTACACCAATGATACGGGTAAACAAATTGGGATTTCTTGTCGTAGCTGGCATTTTCTGGACGCTCAGTGCACAAGCGCAAACAGCGGCCGACAGTACCAAAAAGACCGTTAAGAAATACCAGGCTAGAGCACCCAAAACCCAGCCTTTTGGGGGCAGTGCGTTTGCAGCCTCCAAACAAACTACGATCCGTTGGCTGGGATTCGCAGGCTTTTTTGTCAACTCCCGTGGAACCACGTTTATGGTAGACCCGCTGTTAGAAGGCTTTGATATGCCTGTGCTGATTGACTTTCCCATTGCCCCAAAAGACGTCCCCCGGCTGGATGCTGTCTTAGTTACACATGCGGATAACGATCACTTCAGCGTGCCGACCAATCAGGATCTGAAAGGGGTGACTCGTGTCTATCACTCAACCGTTTATGTCGATTCCCTGATGAAAAACTTAGGCCTACCATCTGTCGGTCATGATATTGGGGATTCGTTCAAGTTTGGTCCTATCCGGGTGAAGCTAACACGTGCGGATCACGCATACCAAAATGCGTATCCGGGGATGAGTAAGCGACGATTCAGAAATGAAGACGCCTGTGGCTTCTGGATCGAAACTCCCGATGGCAATATCTGGGCAACCGGGGATTCCCGCCTGACACCGAGCCACCTGACGATGCCCACTCCCGATGCTATTTTCTTTGATTTCTCCGATAGTGAGTGGCATTTCACCTTCGACGGTGCGGTGAAAATTGCCAATGCATACCCCAACACCCCGCTATTGCTTTGCCATTGGGGCTCAGTCGATGCACCTGATTTCAACCCGTTCAACGGCGACCCCGAAAAACTGGCGAAAGCAATTGTCAATCCGGGACGGATCAAAGTCCTGGCACCAGGCGAACCATTTACGCTCAGTAAGCTAAAAAAATCGACAACGAAGTAATCTAATCGTTTACCTGTACTACTCAGCGATTCTGGACCAGTTGATGTATATGGCCTTTTCTTCGTTTTATCGATTAGTTCCCCAACAAGAGGCTCTCCAATGACCCTAATATGGTTTAGGCATTGTCATATTCCTTCATGACAAAACCGATTCCTTTCCGGGTGTGAATCAGTTTTATCGCAAAATCCTTGTCAATTTTTTTACGCAACGAATTCATATATACGTTGAGTAAATTGTTGCCAACGTTCGTTGGCATTTCCCAAACATTCTGCGTAATCTCTTCGCGACTGAGTACCGTTCCTTTATTTCGTAAGAAGTATTCCAGCAACGCAAATTCGCGGGGTGTCACATTGATCTGCTTATTTCCGGCCCGATTAACCGTCTTTGTTCGAAGATCGAGCGTTAAGTCGGCCATCGTTAACTGAGTTGACTCGGCTAGTTCAACATCGTAGGATTGGTAACTACGTTTAATATTCGCCTTAATTCGAACGAGTAGTTCACTAAACTCGACAGGTTTAACCACATAGTCGTCGGCGCCAGTCTCAAACCCGATCAGTTTACTCTCAATAGCTCCCTGGGTCGTCAGGATAATAATAGGGATTTGGATATTCTGAGACCGGATGTCACGGCAGAGTTCGTACCCACTCATATCGGGCAGATTAATTTCGGTTATAATCAAATTAATCCCCCCAAACCCAATTAGCTTTCGGGCACTTGCCCCATCGAGCGCTACAGACACCTTAAAGCCATACTCCCTTAGGCTACGCTTCAGAGACATTGCCAGTTTAACATCTTCGTCAACCAGTAAGATTTGCATAAGAATAGCGCTTTAACCTCGTCAAATTTATAAACCATATTCTTTCTGGAAATGATTAAAATGACTTCTAACCTGTTTTTAATAATCTTTTCATCATTCTTTAACCAATTTTGCTTAAGTCAATTTTAATGACAACTATTTATTTGAATTGTACAATTAAAACCGCATGAAAATCAGAATAGAATGGGCCTGACCCGGTATTATCCAAAAAAAAATAATTGTTTAAAGAATTTCTAATCGGGTCTTAAGTTTTTTTTAATGTAGTCCGCGTACTGGTAAAATACCTTTGTGTAAGTCGATTCTAAGCCCATAGGCGTCTAGGTCCCATTGATTTCTCTGTGCCCAGCGAGCCCTTCTTCAACTTGCCGAAGCCGCCGACAATCCGTTTGAAAATTCGTATACTCTACGGACATGGGATCAGATCAACCGACCTATGATGCAGTCGTTACATTAAAAAATGTTTTAGTCATGGTCGCTTTTAGTAGCTTTGTCAAGCTCGGTTTGCCCGTTAACAGCAGTCGTAGAAAAAACCAGACGGGCTGATGTAGGCCTTGAAAATCAAAAAGTTCGACAACAAAACCAATTGGCTAGCGCTCACTTATTAAAATTTTAAAAAAGTTTCTTGTAATAAATTTAGATTATCATGAAGAGAAGTCTGATGCTAATGCTTATGAGCTTGTGTACGTTATTAGGTTATACAAGCTGCACTCATAAAGAAGAGGAAAAAGAGGAGGAAATTAAATATTCGGTCAGTAGCCCTTTGGTGACAGACACGACAATTACAAATCAGTTCGTATGTCAAATTAAGGCCATCCAGCACATTGAGTTAAGAGCGCTGGAAAAGGGCTACCTTCAGAAGATTTTTGTGGATGAAGGTCAAAACGTCAAGAAAGGGCAACTGATGTTCCAGATTCTGCCGATTCAATATCAGGCTGAATTACAAAAAGCAGAAGCGGAAGCCAATTTTGTTGGTGTGGAGTATAAAAACACCAAAGCGCTGGCCGACAGCAATATTGTCTCGAAAAACGAGTTAGCCTTGGCAAAAGCGAAACTCGATAAGGCAAATGCTGAAGTATCGTTAGCCAAAGTGCATTTGGGCTTTACGGAAGTAAGAGCACCTTTCGATGGAATCATGGATCACTTTCAGGTACGATTGGGAAGCCTTGTGAACGAAGGTGATTTGTTAACCACACTTTCGGATAACAGTAAAATGTGG
Proteins encoded in this region:
- a CDS encoding carboxymuconolactone decarboxylase family protein translates to MKISLLVYTLTFFSITSTVLGQVSPKGTTPKSTDMNRIERTEKKYQELFHQQIMASKTDPELLTILQRFIFGEVFYIGNLSDKTRELITITALATNQTIPQLTPHTNAALNVGITPIEIREVIYQLAPFIGYPKVLNAMEAINKVFESRGISLPLANQGTVQEGQRFDKGKEKQDPLYGDGMKQNMKTLPGEFADAVPRILTESCFGDFYTRGGLDLKTRELMILCALATLGGTERQMVSHASGNLKAGNDKETMLSAMVQLYPYIGFPRISNAISVIREAKLE
- a CDS encoding iron-containing alcohol dehydrogenase; its protein translation is MYTKLNFSLFVPTRIVFGVGEFNNLHSQPMPGKKALLLISKGKSTRQYGYLARTEAQLKQAGVDTVLFDQIEANPFKSTVMAASVLARQHQCDFIVALGGGSVIDASKAIAVMATNPGDFWDYILVGTGKGKPVEHKPLPIVAIPTTAGTGSEVDPWGAIINEETAEKVGFGIDDTYPVLAVIDPELTLSVPPAFTAYQGFDAMFHSIERYVSKTANALSDLITLKAVEIIAGHITQAVNQGDNLNARAQIGLGNLMSGLIMKLSSGISHHSLENAMTAFYPDLPHGAGLLILCEAYFTDMINKHVCDERFVQLARVMGMPKATQPMDFITALTQLMADCGVADLSMADYGISPDEFARFTLNARATMGGLFLADRTPLSDNDCVAIYTAAYHKLTHAN
- a CDS encoding helix-turn-helix domain-containing protein; translated protein: MDKIKKVESVAQFNAQRGQQTLHPLVTVLDQSKSSPIHPFRHLSELYIIFLKDAHCSPLTYGRNQYDYQNETLLFIAPGQVFGFEEGEETLQPNGWALAFHPDLIRGTGLGRHIKDYTFFGYDISEALHISERERQVVLECFQKIQYELDHPIDKHSRTLIVSTIELFLNYCVRFYDRQFITREHLHKDILVRFEDLLDSYFDSDKPQNLGLPSVGYCADQLNLSANYFGELVKKETGKSAQDYIQTKVIEVAKEKVFDVSKSLSEIAYEMGFKYPQHFTRLFKQHVGQSPNEYRLLN
- a CDS encoding MBL fold metallo-hydrolase; protein product: MIRVNKLGFLVVAGIFWTLSAQAQTAADSTKKTVKKYQARAPKTQPFGGSAFAASKQTTIRWLGFAGFFVNSRGTTFMVDPLLEGFDMPVLIDFPIAPKDVPRLDAVLVTHADNDHFSVPTNQDLKGVTRVYHSTVYVDSLMKNLGLPSVGHDIGDSFKFGPIRVKLTRADHAYQNAYPGMSKRRFRNEDACGFWIETPDGNIWATGDSRLTPSHLTMPTPDAIFFDFSDSEWHFTFDGAVKIANAYPNTPLLLCHWGSVDAPDFNPFNGDPEKLAKAIVNPGRIKVLAPGEPFTLSKLKKSTTK
- a CDS encoding response regulator transcription factor, with the translated sequence MQILLVDEDVKLAMSLKRSLREYGFKVSVALDGASARKLIGFGGINLIITEINLPDMSGYELCRDIRSQNIQIPIIILTTQGAIESKLIGFETGADDYVVKPVEFSELLVRIKANIKRSYQSYDVELAESTQLTMADLTLDLRTKTVNRAGNKQINVTPREFALLEYFLRNKGTVLSREEITQNVWEMPTNVGNNLLNVYMNSLRKKIDKDFAIKLIHTRKGIGFVMKEYDNA
- a CDS encoding efflux RND transporter periplasmic adaptor subunit gives rise to the protein MKRSLMLMLMSLCTLLGYTSCTHKEEEKEEEIKYSVSSPLVTDTTITNQFVCQIKAIQHIELRALEKGYLQKIFVDEGQNVKKGQLMFQILPIQYQAELQKAEAEANFVGVEYKNTKALADSNIVSKNELALAKAKLDKANAEVSLAKVHLGFTEVRAPFDGIMDHFQVRLGSLVNEGDLLTTLSDNSKMWVYFNVPEAEYLNYKTHAQQENLNSVNLLMANQRIYNYPGVVQTIEADFNNETGNIAFRATFPNPSGLLRHGETGNIQMTLPLKNAMIIPQKATFEVLEKKYVYVVDKENKIRSREITIGAEMPHIFVVRSGLNKDDKILLEGLRQVKENEKIEYKFVQPAAVISNLGLYAE